In the genome of Pseudoalteromonas rubra, one region contains:
- a CDS encoding amino acid adenylation domain-containing protein encodes MSVVNLADMVANILNQPSQAVALQGDNWTCNYGELRGQVMRCVKQLRSLGIQSNDCVAVYGDDPRLSAVGIISVLLLGGTFVCLDVHFPVTRKQHMLARSHARVVLYSQDDPGLGGPSCRVELDCVLADDASATCNVSTDNQDETTRVAYHVYTSGSTGQPKGIAISRHSLAQQIQAAQQQYQLTPGNRALCILSSSTDAFLQQLLMFLSAGACVCFTQGSVLDPAEFAKVCISQAITHIDVPPSLMANFLADPKARHWLSSMHLSTVILGGEEFSHNIVRQWDRLNLFEHIALYNEYGPSEATVTSCLHQVTRADLKRSRVPIGRPSAGSILLIVDEQGRPARQGELLIGGAGVALEYLAEPQKTAQQFISMARLGRTQRFYRSGDLVCRDEQGLITYLGRLDNQVNLLGHRIELEGIEAVLDQYPGIHSSAVLCVDTQLIAFIAGDLNDADTTALRKMLSEALPAYMLPAQFFYYTQLPTTAIGKIDKPALKRVAELRLQQREQVATLPELVARSLNVSLAELDRDKGYKAQGGDSLKALTLQTRARQHGWSVSLSQLLSDVPLARLTSSSARTSLRFEPALLNFALPNKLAMIHIDGIERWQVCTMLFTQQQLSCEKVHQVVRILLLKYPALRLRFDPVNMTQHVSKGALHLSAELTVSSFDDFKQQARAAFKACLAESSLTEQLVSIASYRSRYGHIVAVGISHLLVDDISLQVLSSDLESLLNAPKHFDRQRDWALLHWQRQCHNAVMAGHFNADLSYWREALSTRGAFCQEAERKLTKLHNNKPIYSQVQLANPQQLALLLPRLARQGTSLQVVLFAALAHSYHQCSGDNAVAVALENNGRQPFTGDDSGISVEVGQAVGWFAHSAPLLLHAGEEPGSQLAQTQADLARYPVGGHSYGWLSMFSIDEAFKTLVQTQAPRVSVAFADQSELPEQQLFAQPRFGLSGQDWLTDEQVFAFAQRYHWLQVRFVRTQEVGLMAELNSDASIVSQCWLDALTSHIKRAYKQSCCL; translated from the coding sequence ATGAGCGTAGTCAACCTGGCCGATATGGTCGCCAATATCCTGAATCAGCCGAGTCAGGCTGTGGCACTTCAGGGCGATAACTGGACCTGCAATTATGGCGAACTGCGCGGGCAAGTGATGAGATGTGTTAAGCAGCTGCGCAGCTTGGGAATTCAGTCAAATGATTGTGTTGCTGTGTATGGCGATGATCCGCGCTTAAGCGCCGTGGGGATAATCAGCGTACTGTTGCTTGGCGGTACTTTTGTCTGTCTGGACGTGCATTTTCCTGTTACACGCAAGCAGCATATGTTGGCACGCAGCCACGCGCGCGTTGTACTTTATAGTCAGGATGACCCAGGTTTAGGTGGTCCAAGTTGTCGAGTCGAGCTGGATTGCGTTTTGGCCGATGATGCATCGGCGACTTGTAATGTATCGACAGACAATCAGGATGAGACTACGCGCGTTGCCTACCATGTGTATACCTCTGGCAGCACAGGCCAGCCAAAGGGCATCGCGATTTCGCGGCACAGCCTGGCTCAGCAGATCCAGGCCGCTCAGCAACAATACCAGCTGACACCGGGCAATCGTGCCTTATGTATTTTATCCAGCTCAACAGACGCCTTTTTGCAGCAATTATTGATGTTTCTGTCAGCCGGAGCTTGTGTGTGTTTCACACAAGGTTCAGTACTAGATCCGGCCGAGTTTGCAAAGGTCTGCATCTCGCAGGCAATCACCCATATTGATGTGCCCCCCAGTTTGATGGCGAACTTTTTGGCAGACCCCAAAGCACGTCACTGGCTGTCGAGCATGCACCTGAGTACGGTGATCCTTGGCGGTGAAGAGTTCAGTCACAACATAGTACGTCAATGGGATAGGCTTAATTTGTTTGAACACATTGCATTATATAATGAGTATGGTCCATCCGAAGCCACAGTGACCTCCTGCTTACATCAGGTAACCCGGGCAGATTTAAAGCGCAGTCGGGTGCCCATTGGCAGGCCTTCGGCGGGCAGTATTTTGCTGATTGTGGACGAGCAGGGCAGACCGGCCAGACAAGGTGAGTTACTGATCGGTGGTGCAGGGGTTGCTCTGGAATATCTGGCAGAGCCGCAAAAAACAGCCCAGCAGTTTATTTCAATGGCGCGCCTTGGCAGGACGCAGCGCTTCTATCGCAGTGGCGATCTGGTGTGCCGGGATGAGCAGGGGCTGATCACCTATCTTGGGCGGCTGGACAATCAGGTTAACTTGCTTGGCCATCGGATTGAGTTGGAAGGCATTGAAGCCGTGCTGGATCAGTACCCGGGCATCCACAGTTCGGCGGTATTATGTGTTGACACTCAGCTGATCGCTTTTATAGCGGGCGACCTCAATGATGCGGATACGACCGCGCTGCGTAAAATGCTGAGCGAGGCGTTACCTGCCTATATGTTGCCAGCGCAGTTTTTTTATTACACGCAGCTGCCAACCACTGCGATTGGTAAAATTGATAAGCCAGCTTTAAAGCGTGTTGCCGAACTTAGATTACAGCAACGCGAACAGGTGGCAACGTTGCCAGAGCTGGTGGCGCGAAGTCTGAATGTATCTTTGGCCGAACTCGATAGGGACAAAGGTTACAAAGCACAGGGAGGTGACTCGCTGAAAGCGCTGACGTTACAAACCCGTGCCAGACAACATGGCTGGTCAGTATCGTTAAGTCAGTTGCTCAGCGATGTACCTTTGGCCCGGTTAACGTCTTCATCAGCTCGCACCTCATTACGTTTTGAGCCAGCGTTGCTTAACTTTGCTCTGCCTAATAAGCTGGCCATGATCCATATTGATGGGATTGAGCGCTGGCAGGTATGTACTATGTTGTTTACTCAACAACAGCTGAGCTGCGAAAAAGTCCATCAGGTTGTGCGTATATTACTGCTGAAATACCCGGCTTTAAGGTTGCGCTTTGACCCCGTAAACATGACGCAGCATGTGAGTAAAGGGGCTTTACACCTCAGTGCTGAGCTCACGGTATCGAGCTTTGATGATTTTAAACAGCAAGCCCGAGCGGCATTTAAAGCTTGTTTGGCAGAGTCTTCGTTGACTGAACAGTTGGTTTCCATCGCCAGCTATCGCAGTCGCTATGGGCATATAGTCGCGGTAGGGATCAGCCATTTGTTGGTGGATGATATCAGCTTGCAAGTACTCAGTAGCGACCTCGAAAGCCTGCTGAACGCCCCCAAACACTTCGACAGACAGCGAGACTGGGCGCTATTGCATTGGCAGCGGCAATGTCACAATGCAGTCATGGCGGGCCATTTTAATGCCGATCTCAGCTACTGGCGGGAAGCGCTCAGCACGCGTGGTGCATTTTGTCAGGAAGCGGAGCGTAAACTCACAAAGCTTCACAACAATAAGCCTATTTATAGCCAGGTACAGTTGGCCAATCCACAGCAGCTAGCTCTGCTATTGCCGCGTTTAGCCCGTCAGGGCACATCACTACAAGTGGTGTTATTTGCTGCCCTGGCACACAGTTACCATCAATGTAGCGGTGACAATGCCGTTGCGGTGGCACTGGAAAACAATGGCAGACAGCCTTTCACAGGCGATGACAGCGGGATCTCGGTGGAAGTGGGGCAGGCTGTGGGCTGGTTTGCTCACAGTGCGCCGTTGCTGCTGCATGCGGGTGAGGAACCTGGTTCACAATTGGCACAGACGCAAGCGGATTTAGCCAGATACCCGGTGGGTGGGCACAGTTATGGCTGGCTAAGTATGTTTAGCATAGATGAGGCATTTAAAACGCTGGTGCAAACCCAGGCACCCAGAGTGTCGGTCGCTTTTGCAGATCAGAGTGAATTGCCGGAGCAGCAGTTGTTTGCTCAGCCAAGGTTTGGTCTGAGTGGGCAGGACTGGCTGACAGATGAGCAGGTATTTGCGTTCGCGCAGCGCTATCATTGGTTACAGGTTCGTTTTGTTCGCACGCAAGAAGTGGGTTTGATGGCTGAGTTGAATAGTGATGCCAGCATTGTGAGCCAATGCTGGCTAGATGCGCTCACGTCGCATATCAAAAGGGCTTATAAACAAAGTTGCTGTCTATAG
- a CDS encoding substrate-binding periplasmic protein translates to MRLFRHCVSFLLTSMLIFTPFLSAAQTCAQTVTVSASDNWPPYSYRVDEQYHGLDIEILELVLKSANLCWRYVSFPSSSRTFEEFKKGKVDVIFAASFTQERRRFSEFSLPYRDEVMQLFRHVDNPLSPQSAFAPTLSFLTKSIVAVNRGSVYGDAFSRIVQQCPDCVVDINLATERFDLLVKKRVDYAVEDLFTGIYLINRNPYKAHVRASRLTVHKNPAHYMIRPGLFSEQQLQQFNLAIVRNQAAIDGLIDLHFQRLLSGSVQTKQ, encoded by the coding sequence ATGCGACTTTTTCGTCATTGTGTTAGCTTTTTGCTGACCAGTATGCTGATCTTTACCCCATTTCTTTCAGCGGCACAGACCTGTGCGCAAACCGTTACGGTCAGTGCCAGCGACAACTGGCCACCCTATTCTTACCGGGTAGACGAGCAATATCACGGGCTGGATATTGAGATCCTCGAGCTGGTCCTGAAAAGTGCCAATTTATGTTGGCGCTATGTATCATTTCCCTCATCCAGCCGTACCTTTGAAGAATTTAAAAAAGGCAAAGTCGATGTGATTTTTGCAGCCAGCTTTACCCAGGAACGACGTCGGTTTTCGGAGTTCAGTTTGCCGTACCGGGATGAGGTGATGCAGTTATTTCGTCACGTTGATAACCCTTTGAGTCCTCAAAGTGCATTTGCGCCAACCTTAAGCTTTTTAACCAAATCTATCGTGGCCGTGAATCGCGGCAGTGTCTATGGCGACGCCTTTTCACGCATAGTTCAGCAGTGTCCGGATTGTGTGGTGGATATTAACCTGGCCACAGAGCGTTTTGATTTGCTGGTCAAAAAGCGTGTCGACTATGCGGTGGAAGATTTGTTCACGGGTATTTATTTAATAAATCGTAACCCCTACAAGGCGCATGTGAGAGCAAGTCGTCTGACCGTCCATAAAAACCCCGCACATTATATGATCCGGCCAGGCTTGTTCAGTGAACAACAATTGCAGCAGTTCAATCTGGCCATCGTGCGCAATCAGGCAGCCATTGACGGACTGATTGATTTACATTTTCAGCGTCTGTTATCCGGCTCTGTGCAAACTAAGCAGTAA
- a CDS encoding GNAT family N-acetyltransferase encodes MHIELKQACDIDKPYLLNLRLQTMVEHLEREGVFLSDEAHLCRLEEDYAHSHLLIIDQVTVGTLKFRLRDKQVEVMQLQIDPQYQKQGLGRNTLRHMFAQYPEHTFLLTVLKHNPARHLYFSLGFRTYDEDEFEYHMRRPAQSKFTA; translated from the coding sequence ATGCATATTGAACTAAAACAGGCCTGCGATATCGACAAACCCTATTTGTTAAACCTACGCCTGCAAACTATGGTGGAGCACCTGGAACGGGAGGGGGTTTTTCTCAGTGACGAGGCACATTTGTGTCGGCTTGAGGAAGACTATGCTCATTCTCACTTGCTGATCATTGATCAGGTAACGGTCGGTACCCTCAAATTCCGACTGAGAGACAAGCAAGTGGAAGTGATGCAGTTACAAATTGATCCTCAATACCAAAAGCAGGGGCTTGGCCGTAACACACTCAGGCACATGTTTGCGCAATATCCCGAACACACTTTTCTCCTGACTGTGCTTAAACATAATCCGGCCCGTCATTTATATTTTTCACTGGGCTTCAGAACCTATGATGAAGACGAATTTGAATATCATATGCGCCGGCCAGCACAGAGTAAATTTACTGCTTAG
- a CDS encoding PepSY-associated TM helix domain-containing protein yields the protein MNNQTLKSLTNAHAWVGLIISTVLFVVFFAGAITLFKDNITSWERTPLLVDAAHNTEHPAFDKAIATIEKNYQVDMHGGMFIYAPDQHNPFIEARFESELAQPDPITGEDHLHQALLLDAITGEIVASSDTHNYAHFLYKMHYDLGLGRAGLYFVGLVTLFFFVAILSGIVIHWRKLFSKFFQYRKDGNKDKWLDAHNLIGTMGLPMHLMYAFTGLVFNLVIIYQISYAVILYQGNQEALLDAAGFDQPHLEEVDKRMAMTGVDDMYRRAMATMGDVTIQRISIEHFGDENAILVFAATSNEDFSLWREVRYLMSSQEQIYLTMDNYDNAVRGGLSTIASLHFGDFAGYGMRLAFFLFGLATAYVIITGNLMWIAKRAKQRNQSQRSLNFVRRLTSGSFIGVVAATAAGFVLARALPVEYLGRVELIELSFYLIWVISIVVSQLMSNQKLFCKALLSASAALFAITAISDWTLFYSTSSLLDGAALRDVLLVDTMLLLLAAICMAATKRVYAQEMKAQSIGAEPMTSQA from the coding sequence ATGAACAATCAAACCCTTAAATCACTGACCAATGCGCATGCCTGGGTCGGTCTGATCATTTCTACCGTCTTGTTTGTGGTGTTTTTTGCCGGTGCTATTACTTTGTTTAAGGACAATATCACCAGCTGGGAACGCACTCCTTTGTTGGTTGATGCTGCTCATAACACTGAGCATCCGGCTTTTGATAAAGCCATTGCCACTATTGAGAAAAATTATCAGGTGGATATGCATGGTGGCATGTTTATATATGCCCCTGACCAGCACAATCCGTTTATTGAGGCCCGGTTTGAGAGCGAGCTGGCTCAGCCAGATCCTATCACCGGTGAAGACCATCTTCATCAGGCCTTATTATTGGACGCTATTACAGGGGAAATCGTAGCCAGCAGCGATACGCATAACTATGCTCACTTCCTGTACAAAATGCACTACGACCTGGGGCTGGGACGCGCAGGCTTGTATTTTGTTGGTCTGGTTACCTTGTTCTTTTTTGTGGCGATCCTGAGTGGCATAGTGATCCACTGGCGCAAATTGTTCAGCAAGTTCTTTCAGTATCGAAAAGACGGTAATAAAGATAAATGGCTTGATGCACATAACCTGATAGGTACTATGGGCCTGCCGATGCACCTGATGTATGCATTTACTGGCCTGGTATTTAATTTGGTGATTATTTACCAGATCTCCTACGCGGTAATTTTGTATCAGGGCAATCAGGAAGCCTTGCTGGATGCGGCCGGGTTCGATCAGCCTCACCTCGAAGAAGTCGATAAGCGTATGGCCATGACAGGCGTCGATGACATGTATCGTCGAGCTATGGCTACTATGGGTGATGTCACTATACAAAGGATCAGCATTGAGCACTTTGGTGATGAGAATGCGATTTTGGTGTTCGCCGCGACCAGTAACGAAGACTTTTCCTTGTGGCGTGAAGTGCGCTATCTGATGAGCAGTCAGGAGCAAATTTATCTGACCATGGACAACTATGACAATGCCGTGCGTGGCGGCTTGTCGACCATTGCCAGTCTGCATTTTGGTGATTTTGCGGGTTATGGCATGCGCCTGGCGTTTTTCTTGTTTGGTCTGGCGACTGCCTATGTGATCATCACAGGTAATCTGATGTGGATTGCTAAACGCGCTAAACAACGTAACCAAAGCCAGCGTAGCCTTAATTTTGTAAGGCGCTTAACCTCAGGAAGCTTTATTGGTGTTGTGGCGGCTACTGCGGCAGGGTTCGTACTGGCACGAGCGCTGCCGGTTGAGTATCTGGGGCGGGTAGAGTTGATTGAACTGAGCTTCTACCTTATCTGGGTTATCAGTATTGTGGTATCGCAACTGATGAGCAACCAAAAGCTGTTCTGTAAGGCGTTGCTGAGCGCGTCTGCTGCGCTGTTTGCAATTACGGCTATCAGCGACTGGACCTTGTTCTACAGCACGTCCAGCCTGCTCGACGGTGCTGCGCTGCGGGACGTTTTGCTGGTGGATACTATGCTGTTGCTATTGGCTGCTATTTGTATGGCCGCAACGAAACGCGTGTATGCGCAGGAAATGAAGGCACAGTCAATTGGCGCTGAGCCCATGACCTCTCAGGCATAA